In one Vibrio sp. VB16 genomic region, the following are encoded:
- the flgH gene encoding flagellar basal body L-ring protein FlgH, giving the protein MKRIFGLVLIMTMSGCTMLSPTDEGTDVEQSTTLVDAVEGDQSEAEDSGLIDVLRTRDDPIAGDPAWAPIHPKDKPEHYAAATGSLFNTGFATNLYDDSKPRGIGDIVTVMMEEQTKAAKSADADLTKSNDSSMDPLSVGGKPLTIGDYDFSYELSNDNNFSGEATANQSNSLSGSITVEVIEVLANGNLVIRGEKWLTLNAGDEYIRLSGTIRPDDISFDNTIASNRISNARIRYSGTGTQQDMQEPGFLARFFNVSL; this is encoded by the coding sequence ATGAAACGTATATTTGGGTTAGTTTTGATCATGACAATGTCGGGTTGCACTATGTTATCGCCAACTGACGAAGGCACCGACGTAGAACAGAGTACAACCTTAGTTGACGCCGTTGAAGGTGATCAATCAGAAGCAGAAGACTCTGGTCTTATTGATGTATTGAGAACTCGAGATGACCCTATTGCGGGTGATCCTGCTTGGGCTCCTATTCATCCAAAAGATAAGCCTGAACACTATGCAGCGGCGACGGGATCGCTTTTTAATACCGGTTTTGCTACCAATCTATACGATGATTCTAAACCTCGCGGTATTGGCGATATTGTCACGGTTATGATGGAAGAACAGACCAAAGCGGCGAAAAGTGCCGATGCGGATCTTACCAAGAGCAATGACTCGTCAATGGACCCACTTTCGGTTGGTGGCAAGCCGCTGACGATTGGCGACTATGATTTTTCCTATGAGTTAAGCAACGACAATAATTTCAGTGGTGAGGCGACAGCCAATCAAAGTAACAGCTTAAGTGGCTCGATTACGGTAGAAGTTATTGAGGTATTGGCCAACGGCAACTTGGTTATTCGCGGAGAAAAATGGTTAACATTGAACGCTGGAGATGAATACATTCGCTTAAGTGGCACCATTCGACCGGATGATATTAGCTTTGACAATACCATTGCATCAAATCGAATTTCTAACGCTCGAATTCGTTATTCTGGTACCGGAACACAACAAGATATGCAAGAACCTGGCTTCTTGGCACGATTCTTTAATGTCTCTCTATAA